A part of Candidatus Zixiibacteriota bacterium genomic DNA contains:
- a CDS encoding DUF4388 domain-containing protein — protein MEQALQGKIGRFTLPEIFQLVANSRKTGTLGIQKDDDIVMVYFKKGKIIYGYGPRQTFHLGQLLRDRGRLTQNQLDEAVEIQSREASSKRLGRILLDKKYIDRADLEAVVREQVEELIYSLLSWESGTFKFYENQYPTEEEITVDISVENAILEGYRRIDELNRIKEALPNFNSVLTISATPPERQSSISLDSGEWNLLSLVSGRRSINEIVTMSPLSRLDSLRKLAAMKLAGLVTTAGSKEDEADHLKVMVNRVSHLLEEYLEAKSKNRLAEKTTVQAITRPTVSRLKESHITSGIIEDEK, from the coding sequence ATGGAACAGGCTTTACAGGGGAAAATCGGACGTTTTACGCTTCCTGAGATATTCCAGCTTGTTGCCAACAGCCGCAAAACCGGGACACTCGGGATTCAGAAAGACGATGACATCGTCATGGTCTATTTCAAAAAGGGGAAAATCATTTACGGCTACGGTCCGCGTCAGACTTTTCACCTGGGTCAGCTTCTAAGGGACAGAGGCCGTCTGACTCAGAATCAGCTTGACGAGGCCGTGGAAATTCAGTCCAGGGAAGCCTCATCGAAAAGACTGGGGCGAATCCTGCTGGACAAAAAATATATCGACCGGGCGGATCTTGAGGCGGTGGTCAGGGAACAGGTCGAGGAGTTGATTTATTCGCTTCTTTCATGGGAGAGCGGAACCTTCAAGTTTTATGAAAACCAGTATCCGACCGAGGAAGAAATCACAGTCGATATCTCGGTTGAGAATGCTATCCTGGAAGGATACCGGCGAATCGATGAGCTGAACCGAATCAAGGAAGCTCTTCCCAATTTCAATTCGGTCCTGACCATCTCGGCCACGCCGCCGGAGCGGCAATCATCGATCTCACTTGATTCCGGTGAATGGAACTTGCTCTCACTGGTCAGTGGTCGGCGCTCGATTAATGAAATTGTCACCATGTCGCCGCTTTCCCGGTTGGATTCGTTACGCAAACTGGCGGCTATGAAGTTGGCCGGGCTGGTGACGACCGCGGGGAGCAAGGAAGATGAAGCCGATCATCTCAAGGTGATGGTCAACCGGGTAAGTCATCTGCTTGAAGAATACCTGGAGGCAAAATCAAAAAATCGGCTGGCCGAAAAAACTACCGTTCAAGCCATCACCAGACCTACCGTCTCACGATTGAAAGAATCCCATATAACCAGCGGAATTATCGAGGACGAAAAGTGA
- the lptC gene encoding LPS export ABC transporter periplasmic protein LptC, whose translation MNMALIKKQLTNAVIIFLSILLSCSEKDEIKAPGSAETDSDGKELMRPDQQIRGAQILLYKGSLVTTDIRADYIEKYDKRDSALAWKLDVLFYNDRGELTSSLVADSGLVRESANWMVANGDVVVIGKEDSARLETQQLFYYGQSETIETDSFVTIYQRGDTLRGYGMKADRGLKRVKIKRQVSGTLQNTGEITR comes from the coding sequence ATGAATATGGCTTTGATAAAGAAACAACTGACCAATGCGGTGATAATTTTTCTTAGTATACTCCTGTCCTGTTCCGAAAAGGATGAAATCAAAGCCCCCGGATCGGCCGAGACCGATTCGGATGGGAAAGAATTGATGCGCCCTGATCAGCAGATTCGGGGAGCCCAGATATTGCTTTATAAAGGTTCGTTGGTAACAACCGATATCCGGGCCGATTATATCGAGAAGTATGATAAACGCGATTCGGCGCTGGCCTGGAAACTCGATGTCCTGTTTTACAACGATCGGGGCGAATTGACATCATCGCTGGTGGCCGACAGCGGTCTGGTCCGGGAGTCGGCCAACTGGATGGTGGCCAACGGGGATGTGGTGGTGATCGGCAAGGAAGACAGCGCCCGGCTGGAGACCCAGCAGTTGTTTTATTACGGGCAATCTGAAACTATCGAAACCGATAGTTTTGTCACCATTTATCAGCGCGGTGATACCCTGCGCGGCTATGGCATGAAAGCCGATCGCGGTCTGAAGAGAGTCAAAATAAAAAGACAGGTCAGCGGGACTTTACAGAATACCGGGGAAATCACCCGCTGA
- a CDS encoding KpsF/GutQ family sugar-phosphate isomerase yields the protein MILENGRRVIEKEAEAIAELAGRLDDNFTRAVELILNCHGRVIVTGMGKSGLVGKKVAATLSSTGISAFFLHPAEGVHGDLGLVQADDILIAISKSGATEELYQILPTVKRLGVKIILLTGGIDSPLAAKCDIVLDCSVKAEACPNNLVPTTSSTVALVMGDALAIALLQERDFTAEDFAYLHPGGSLGRRLLMHVREFMHANSEIPIVRPETSIRETILEMTGKRLGATLVVDRDNKLVGIFTDGDLRRLVQQDDKFFERLTRDVMIKNPKTINPEAILDRALNIMEKYSITVLPVVNRQNEPVGIIHLHDILKSKLV from the coding sequence ATGATTCTGGAAAACGGACGTCGCGTAATCGAAAAAGAAGCCGAAGCCATTGCTGAACTGGCCGGCCGGCTGGATGATAATTTTACCAGGGCGGTAGAACTGATTTTGAATTGCCACGGTCGGGTTATTGTGACGGGCATGGGGAAATCAGGCCTGGTGGGCAAAAAAGTCGCCGCCACCCTGTCATCAACCGGGATTTCCGCCTTTTTCCTGCATCCCGCCGAAGGGGTTCATGGCGATTTGGGGTTGGTTCAGGCTGATGACATCCTGATTGCCATCTCCAAATCCGGCGCAACCGAGGAGTTGTACCAGATTCTCCCCACTGTCAAAAGACTTGGTGTTAAGATAATCCTGCTGACAGGCGGTATTGATTCACCTCTGGCGGCCAAATGCGATATTGTCCTGGATTGCTCGGTCAAGGCGGAAGCCTGTCCCAACAATCTGGTTCCGACCACTTCATCGACCGTAGCTCTGGTAATGGGAGATGCTCTGGCCATTGCCCTTTTGCAGGAACGTGATTTTACGGCCGAGGATTTCGCCTATCTCCACCCGGGCGGTTCACTGGGCCGAAGATTATTAATGCATGTTCGGGAATTCATGCATGCCAACTCCGAAATCCCGATTGTCAGACCCGAAACCAGTATCCGCGAAACGATACTGGAAATGACCGGTAAACGTCTGGGGGCGACTCTGGTGGTCGATCGGGACAACAAACTGGTCGGGATTTTTACCGATGGCGATTTGCGCCGACTGGTCCAGCAGGATGACAAATTCTTTGAACGGTTGACCCGCGATGTCATGATAAAGAATCCCAAAACAATAAACCCCGAAGCCATTCTCGATAGAGCCCTGAATATCATGGAAAAATATTCCATTACCGTTCTACCGGTGGTTAATCGGCAAAACGAACCGGTCGGTATAATACACCTTCATGATATTCTGAAATCGAAACTGGTGTAA
- a CDS encoding HAD-IIIA family hydrolase — protein MKKHITLNELARRFKNIRLLALDVDGVLTDDHIYFGPDGWEMKKFNISDGFFMVLAMRSGLEIAVVSGRVSKATTTRMKDLGVKYILQKMQDKRKQIKPLLKKLNISLDQVAFMGNEILDIGLAQESGLSMAVADAAGELKEVVDYVTDARGGEGAVREILKAYFKGMRLDPASYVV, from the coding sequence ATGAAAAAACATATTACCCTTAATGAACTGGCCCGGCGATTTAAAAATATCAGGCTTCTGGCGCTTGATGTTGACGGGGTTTTAACTGATGATCATATTTATTTCGGTCCGGATGGCTGGGAAATGAAAAAATTCAATATTTCCGATGGATTTTTTATGGTTCTGGCCATGCGGTCCGGCCTGGAAATCGCCGTCGTCTCCGGACGGGTTTCCAAGGCTACCACCACCCGCATGAAAGACCTTGGAGTCAAATACATCCTCCAGAAAATGCAGGACAAGCGGAAACAGATTAAACCGCTTTTGAAAAAGCTCAATATCAGTCTGGATCAGGTGGCCTTTATGGGCAACGAAATACTCGATATCGGACTGGCCCAGGAGTCCGGTTTGTCGATGGCAGTTGCCGACGCCGCCGGGGAGTTGAAGGAAGTCGTTGATTATGTTACAGATGCACGCGGAGGGGAGGGCGCGGTGAGAGAAATTCTCAAAGCCTACTTCAAGGGAATGAGACTTGACCCGGCCTCATATGTAGTATAG
- the kdsA gene encoding 3-deoxy-8-phosphooctulonate synthase produces the protein MNIDRILDGDRLFLIAGPCVIESEEICFRVADKLKELSEKYEIPVIFKSSYAKANRTSGESFSGHGMEYGLKVLGQVREKFAMPVLTDVHETSETIATAEVVDVLQIPAFLSRQTELLRAAAATKKWINIKKGQFLAPEDMEKAAAKAQSGKVILTERGTSFGYHNLVVDFRSLIIMRKFGYPVVFDVTHSLQLPAGAGDFSSGQPEFIIPFARAAVAVGVDGLFIETHPDPKQALSDAEAMLPLDKMEQLLKEVLKIKRDLNQE, from the coding sequence GTGAATATTGATCGGATTCTTGACGGCGACCGGCTCTTTTTAATTGCCGGTCCGTGTGTTATCGAGTCGGAAGAGATTTGTTTCCGGGTCGCGGATAAACTCAAAGAGCTTTCTGAGAAATACGAAATTCCTGTTATTTTCAAATCCTCTTACGCCAAGGCCAATCGAACCTCGGGGGAATCCTTTTCCGGTCATGGAATGGAGTATGGCTTGAAAGTACTGGGGCAGGTCAGGGAAAAATTCGCTATGCCGGTTCTGACCGATGTTCATGAGACGAGTGAGACTATTGCCACGGCGGAAGTGGTCGATGTGCTTCAGATTCCGGCTTTTTTAAGTCGCCAGACCGAACTTCTGCGAGCCGCGGCGGCTACCAAAAAATGGATTAATATCAAGAAAGGGCAGTTTCTGGCTCCCGAGGATATGGAGAAGGCCGCCGCCAAGGCCCAATCCGGCAAGGTCATCCTGACTGAACGGGGGACCTCATTTGGCTACCATAACCTGGTGGTCGATTTCAGGTCATTAATTATTATGAGAAAATTCGGTTATCCGGTGGTTTTCGATGTCACTCATTCACTTCAGCTTCCGGCCGGGGCAGGTGACTTTTCCTCGGGACAACCGGAATTCATTATCCCCTTCGCCCGGGCCGCCGTTGCGGTCGGGGTGGATGGATTGTTTATTGAAACCCACCCGGATCCGAAGCAGGCGTTATCCGATGCGGAAGCCATGTTGCCACTGGACAAAATGGAGCAATTACTAAAGGAAGTCCTAAAAATTAAAAGAGATCTTAATCAGGAATAA
- a CDS encoding DUF4430 domain-containing protein encodes MMKRHTTLFCLFIAMAIFIACGKSEKGERDNTVGTNQPTDSLILVLEGQEGKSVLEVTLENHKVDYIKSIDGSFVNAIDSVEVGIKYGWMYSVNDSMGQVASDKYITHDGDTVKWHYRKFDN; translated from the coding sequence ATGATGAAAAGACATACCACTTTGTTTTGCCTGTTTATTGCCATGGCGATTTTTATTGCCTGTGGCAAATCCGAAAAGGGGGAACGTGATAATACTGTCGGAACGAATCAACCGACCGACAGCCTGATTCTGGTTCTGGAGGGACAGGAAGGGAAATCCGTTCTGGAAGTTACCCTTGAAAACCATAAGGTTGATTACATAAAAAGTATCGATGGTTCTTTTGTCAATGCCATCGATTCGGTTGAAGTCGGTATCAAGTATGGCTGGATGTATTCGGTGAATGATTCAATGGGGCAAGTGGCCTCGGATAAGTATATCACCCACGATGGCGATACAGTCAAGTGGCATTACCGCAAATTCGATAATTAG
- a CDS encoding efflux RND transporter periplasmic adaptor subunit → MIKKIILTFIAVVIVGTILFFALSGNATKNDDLNTVAVEKGTIIDKALAVGKIEPNKEISVKSKISGIVREIYVEVGDVVKVGDPLIDVAPDPTPVEFATAKRNVEIYQVAYDNARRETDRAKSLYEKNLISFQDYDTKKSSCEEARLRLQLEKEKLSLIETGTTKIADLTVDNTIKSSVNGMVLSRLVEEGDPVVPLTSYQAGTDLMTLAYMDDLLFKGTVDEIDVGKLRVGMPAGIKVGALPKDTVRGEVLRISPKAHSDEGSTVFDIEISLENWGRSLLRAGYSANADIIIVKKDSILIIPERLIEFKEDTAFVEVRDSLGNIDTMKIETGLSDGINIEVINGLSEGDLLVERPPREI, encoded by the coding sequence ATGATCAAAAAGATAATTCTCACCTTTATCGCTGTTGTTATCGTCGGAACAATTCTCTTTTTTGCCCTGAGCGGCAACGCCACCAAAAACGACGATCTAAATACAGTTGCGGTTGAAAAAGGCACCATTATCGATAAGGCGCTGGCTGTCGGGAAAATCGAACCCAATAAAGAAATTTCAGTTAAATCAAAAATTTCGGGCATCGTCAGAGAAATCTATGTTGAGGTTGGTGATGTGGTCAAGGTCGGCGATCCCCTGATCGATGTGGCCCCCGATCCGACCCCCGTGGAATTCGCCACTGCCAAGCGCAATGTGGAAATATACCAGGTGGCTTATGACAATGCCCGGCGCGAAACCGATCGCGCCAAATCGCTCTACGAGAAAAATTTGATTTCTTTCCAGGATTATGATACCAAGAAGTCTTCCTGCGAGGAGGCTCGGCTACGACTCCAGCTGGAAAAGGAAAAGCTGTCGTTGATTGAAACCGGGACAACCAAAATCGCCGACCTGACTGTGGATAACACCATTAAATCATCGGTCAATGGCATGGTTCTTTCCAGGCTGGTCGAGGAAGGTGACCCGGTAGTGCCGCTGACTTCGTACCAGGCCGGAACCGATCTGATGACCCTGGCTTATATGGATGATCTTCTGTTCAAGGGTACCGTTGATGAGATTGATGTCGGCAAACTTCGAGTGGGGATGCCGGCCGGAATAAAAGTTGGTGCGCTTCCGAAAGATACCGTCAGGGGTGAAGTTTTGAGAATCTCCCCCAAGGCTCATAGCGATGAGGGATCAACTGTTTTTGATATTGAAATCAGCCTGGAGAATTGGGGCCGAAGCCTGCTTCGGGCCGGATATTCAGCCAATGCCGATATTATCATCGTCAAAAAAGACAGCATTCTGATTATCCCGGAACGTTTAATCGAGTTTAAAGAAGACACCGCTTTTGTTGAAGTCCGCGACAGTCTCGGCAATATCGACACCATGAAGATTGAAACCGGTCTATCCGACGGGATCAATATCGAAGTAATTAACGGGTTATCCGAAGGTGATTTGCTGGTCGAACGGCCTCCACGGGAGATCTAA
- a CDS encoding ABC transporter permease, whose product MMPLLSVRQFFRDMRKQKLRTLMTMFGILWGTVAIILLMSFGTGLYEYQLKRFRGLGENISIIWPGLTSELWKGLPRGRQIRFTEDDVAQMKARLESIEKISPEYARWSVSLKSKHNNLAARVGGIWPEFSEMRNLIPQPGGRFINAYDMTEKRRVIFLGNELAEDLFMQDDPIGKTLMVNNVPFTVIGIMSPKEQNSSYHGRDYNMCWIPASTFKTMWSHRYPNLMVVQSPTPQSMERVKDDIYGFLASKYNFNPKDTEALMIWDTTEGVKFFATFFLAFRAFLVGIGCLTLITGGIGVTNIMNVVLEERTKEIGIKMAVGAKKYIIMIQFMFETILLTAIGGGLGFLIALGIISVFPTSLEEYTGIPTMNIGGAILAIAIIGTIALVSGFFPARRAASLEPVKALKLF is encoded by the coding sequence ATGATGCCGTTGTTGTCTGTCAGGCAATTCTTTCGTGATATGCGGAAACAGAAACTGCGGACCCTGATGACCATGTTCGGAATTCTCTGGGGCACCGTGGCCATTATTTTATTGATGAGTTTCGGGACGGGATTATATGAATACCAGCTTAAACGTTTCCGCGGTTTGGGTGAAAATATATCCATTATCTGGCCGGGATTGACCTCGGAGCTATGGAAAGGACTTCCGAGAGGGCGTCAGATCAGGTTCACGGAGGATGATGTGGCTCAGATGAAGGCGCGTCTTGAATCCATAGAAAAAATATCCCCGGAGTATGCCCGCTGGAGTGTTTCGCTGAAATCAAAACATAACAATCTCGCGGCGCGCGTGGGCGGAATCTGGCCGGAATTCAGTGAAATGAGAAACCTGATTCCGCAACCGGGCGGGCGGTTTATCAACGCTTATGATATGACGGAAAAACGGCGGGTTATTTTTCTGGGAAATGAACTGGCCGAGGATCTTTTCATGCAGGATGATCCGATCGGCAAAACCCTGATGGTAAACAATGTCCCTTTTACCGTGATCGGTATAATGTCGCCCAAAGAACAAAATTCATCATACCACGGTCGTGACTATAATATGTGCTGGATTCCGGCTTCGACTTTTAAAACCATGTGGTCACATCGCTATCCCAATCTCATGGTCGTCCAATCACCGACGCCCCAGAGCATGGAGCGTGTCAAAGATGATATCTATGGATTTCTGGCCTCCAAATACAATTTCAATCCCAAAGATACCGAGGCATTGATGATCTGGGATACTACCGAAGGCGTGAAATTTTTTGCCACCTTTTTTCTGGCTTTCCGGGCTTTCCTTGTTGGAATAGGCTGCCTGACTCTGATAACCGGCGGAATCGGGGTGACCAATATCATGAATGTGGTGCTTGAGGAGCGAACCAAAGAAATCGGGATTAAAATGGCCGTGGGAGCCAAAAAATACATCATCATGATTCAATTCATGTTCGAGACAATTCTCTTAACCGCTATCGGCGGCGGTCTGGGCTTTTTAATCGCCCTGGGAATTATATCCGTCTTTCCCACCAGCCTTGAGGAATATACGGGGATTCCCACGATGAATATCGGCGGTGCCATTCTGGCTATTGCCATTATCGGAACCATCGCCCTGGTATCGGGATTTTTCCCGGCCCGCCGAGCCGCATCCCTGGAACCGGTCAAGGCTTTGAAATTATTTTAG
- a CDS encoding ABC transporter permease: protein MSPSIMYNIFIRDFRKQRKRMILTLVAILWGTMSIMLLLGFGEGLRIQFMKGSTGLGEGIVIMWGGQTSIPFEGFGKGRRIHLYESDINMLQHNIPEIDEIAGEYIRWNVEIRYGDKTLTERLNGVYPSYREMRNMIPDMGGRMINKIDMEQKRRVVFLGDAAKERLFGNKDAVGETIYVQSMPFKVVGVMKHKIQMNSYQGQDEDVIVMPATTFVTLFGDPCLDNIIYRPVNLENSKAVEKRVFEVMGARYKFDPDDERALSFWDVIESNRVTDNVLLGIEIFLGIIGTLTLLIASVGVANIMYVSIKERTREIGVKMAVGGRRIYIIMQFLMEAMGITFLGGFFGIAITFAITAVFKMIPAQSEALELLGKPTISFEIGLIVVLILGIMGLVSGLFPAFKAASINPVEALRYE from the coding sequence ATGAGCCCGTCAATTATGTACAATATCTTCATACGCGATTTCCGCAAACAGCGAAAACGGATGATTCTCACACTGGTAGCCATCCTCTGGGGGACCATGTCGATTATGTTACTGCTTGGATTCGGAGAGGGACTCAGAATTCAGTTTATGAAGGGTTCCACCGGGTTGGGCGAAGGTATTGTCATCATGTGGGGTGGACAAACCTCGATTCCCTTTGAAGGCTTTGGAAAAGGACGGAGGATTCACCTGTACGAATCGGATATAAACATGCTTCAACATAATATCCCGGAAATCGATGAAATCGCCGGTGAATATATTCGCTGGAATGTGGAAATTAGATACGGAGACAAAACCCTGACCGAACGCCTCAATGGCGTTTATCCGTCATATCGCGAAATGCGGAATATGATCCCTGATATGGGCGGACGAATGATCAATAAAATCGACATGGAGCAGAAACGCCGGGTGGTTTTTCTTGGTGACGCGGCCAAGGAACGTCTTTTCGGCAATAAGGATGCCGTTGGTGAAACAATTTATGTTCAGTCGATGCCGTTTAAGGTGGTCGGGGTAATGAAACATAAAATCCAGATGAACAGCTACCAGGGCCAGGATGAAGATGTTATCGTCATGCCGGCCACAACCTTTGTGACGCTTTTTGGCGATCCCTGCCTTGATAATATCATTTATCGCCCGGTGAATCTGGAAAACAGTAAGGCGGTTGAAAAAAGAGTCTTTGAAGTTATGGGAGCCAGATATAAATTCGATCCGGACGATGAGCGGGCACTCAGCTTCTGGGATGTGATAGAATCCAACCGCGTGACTGACAATGTCCTGCTGGGAATCGAAATATTCCTCGGTATAATCGGTACCCTGACTCTACTGATTGCCAGTGTCGGCGTGGCCAATATCATGTACGTGTCCATAAAGGAAAGAACCCGCGAAATCGGAGTCAAAATGGCCGTTGGGGGCCGCCGAATATATATAATTATGCAATTCCTGATGGAGGCTATGGGAATTACTTTCCTGGGAGGATTTTTCGGAATCGCTATCACCTTCGCCATCACTGCTGTCTTCAAGATGATACCGGCGCAGTCGGAAGCGCTGGAACTTCTTGGTAAACCGACCATTTCCTTCGAAATCGGTCTGATCGTGGTTCTTATTTTGGGGATCATGGGTCTGGTATCAGGGTTGTTTCCGGCTTTTAAAGCCGCCTCGATTAATCCGGTCGAGGCCTTAAGGTATGAGTAA
- a CDS encoding ABC transporter ATP-binding protein — MISMKQVKKIYNTGKISFEALRGIDIEVEENEYIAVVGPSGSGKSTLMNLMGCLDTPSEGEYLLNGRRVDQLGSNQLAEIRNNHVGFVFQAFNLLPYASAYENVELPLLFAGLRGKERKERVVEMLNRVGLGDKLANKPTEMSGGEMQRTAIARALANRPKLVLADEPTGNLDTASGKEIIKIFDELWETGHTVIVITHDMSIADHCRRIIKLKDGLVFNGNGQPQKDVRAVA; from the coding sequence ATGATAAGCATGAAACAGGTTAAAAAAATCTATAACACCGGGAAAATATCATTTGAAGCCTTGAGAGGCATTGATATTGAAGTCGAAGAAAACGAGTATATCGCTGTTGTCGGACCATCCGGATCGGGGAAATCGACTCTGATGAATTTGATGGGATGTCTGGATACACCATCCGAAGGGGAATATCTGCTCAATGGCCGCCGCGTCGATCAACTGGGATCGAATCAACTTGCTGAAATCCGTAATAATCATGTCGGCTTCGTCTTTCAGGCATTCAACCTTCTGCCCTACGCCAGCGCTTATGAAAATGTCGAACTGCCGCTTCTCTTTGCAGGATTGCGTGGAAAGGAACGCAAGGAAAGAGTTGTCGAGATGCTGAACCGGGTGGGCCTGGGAGACAAACTGGCCAATAAGCCGACCGAGATGTCCGGGGGTGAGATGCAGCGTACAGCGATTGCCCGTGCGCTGGCCAATCGTCCGAAACTGGTTCTGGCCGATGAACCGACCGGGAATCTTGACACCGCCTCGGGTAAAGAAATAATAAAAATCTTTGACGAACTCTGGGAAACGGGGCATACCGTTATAGTCATAACTCATGATATGTCGATTGCCGATCACTGCCGGAGAATAATAAAATTGAAAGATGGTCTGGTTTTCAACGGCAATGGCCAACCGCAGAAGGACGTTCGCGCGGTGGCCTGA